In Mucilaginibacter sp. KACC 22063, the genomic stretch CTTTTTGAAACAGCATCATATAACTGCAAGGCAGATATGTCATACTGTACCGCTTTTTGCGGGTTAACAGTGATCTGGTAGGCTTTAACCTCGCCACCAAAACTGTTTACATCGGCCACACCAGGTACTGAGCGTATCTCGCGGCTAACCACCCAATCCTGAATAGTTTTCAGCTCGCGTACACTGCGTTTGTTACTGGTAAGTGTGTAACGGAAAATCTCACCTGTAGGACCATAAGGCGGCTCAATCTCAGGCGAAACACCGTCTGGCAGGTTAGCATCGTCAAGGTGGTTATTGATCTGTAAACGTGCAAATGCATAGTCTACATCATCATCAAAAGTGATCTTTACAACAGACAAGCCAAACAGTGATGATGAACGTACGCTGGTTTTCTTTTCGGCAGGGTTCATCGCCAGTTCAATAGGGCGGGTTACAAATTTCTCCACCTCTTCTGCTGAGCGGCCTGGCCACTGGGTAATTATAGTTACAGATGTATTGGTTACATCCGGAAACGCATCGATAGGTATACTTTTAAAACTGATGTAACCTGCTACAGCCAACAACAGTGTAATGAAAAATACAAAATACCGGTTTTTGAGTGCAAACGAGAGCACTCCTTTTATAAACTTGTTCATTTAAACCGTATTAAATGGTTGGATAATTAGTCTTTCAGCGCTTCGTACAGGTATAACTGGCGTGATGCTACCACGCGCTCACCCGGCTTAAGGCCATCGCTGATGTAAGCCACATTCTCTACCCTTTTTGCAATTTTAATTGGCTGGATATGCACTTTGGCTTTCCCGTCAACTACAATCACATAGTTTTTATCGTTATCAAAGACAACGGCATTGGCGTTTATAGCAGGCAAATTAACACCTGTTTTTGCGCTGATCTTTACATCAGCATACATATCAGGTTTTAACAAATTGCCCGGGTTGTCAATTTTTACACGGGCACGCATTACTTTGTTATCCGGATCAAGCACGTCAAACAACTTATCTATCTTACCAGTAAAAACTTTATCAGGATAGGCCAGTGCAGTGATCTTAACCGGATCGCCTACCTGTACACCGGCAATGTCCGACTCGTACATATTCACCAGTATATATACCGATGATAGATCAGCTACGGTAAACATGTTCTGGTTATTATCGGCACGTACCTGCATGTTATCAGTTACGTTTTTATCAATGATGTAGCCGTTAAGCGGCGATACCACCTCATATCCCTTACCGTTGGTTTTGTTGATAGACAATACCGAACCAGCCCTTGCACTTTCGGCAACAGCTTTCTGGTAATCGGCTTTTGCTTCTTCCAAGTCCTTTTGAGAGGCAAGCCCGCTTTTGTAAAGGTCCTGGGTTGATTCCAAAGCACGTTTAGCACTGCGCGCATCAGCTTCTGAAGCTACAAGGTCGCGGGTAAAGCCTGCTATCTCGGCACTTCTTAAAGTAGCCAGAACCTGTCCTTTGCTTACCTTATCGCCTAACTGTACATGAACAGCCTGTGCAACACCACTAACCATCGGGAATATCTTCACCATCTTGGTTTCGTCTGGTGCAACGCTGCCTGTCAGTGAAATTTCAGATTTGGCATCGGCAGCTTTAACGGTATCAACCAGCAGGCTGTTCAACAAACTATCGGTTACTTGGAAATGATCATCACGTGCTGCTTCCTGCTCGTGGTGGCCACATGATGTTAGCCCGATGAAGAATACCCCCATCAAACTGTAAATAATATGCTTCTTAGAAAACATCTGTTTTATTGTTTACTGGTTAAATATCTGGCTGCCGGTCACGTAGTTCAGTTGTTCGAGCGAGGTGGCGCGGTTAAGCTGTATGTTATTAAATTGAAGTGTGTTTGTTTTATACGAGTCGTAAAAGTCAAGGAACTCGAGCAGGCTGATGTTGTGTTTTTTGTAGTTTTTAAATACCTCGCCTATCAGGTGGTCAAAGTCGCCTTTAAACTTAGGGTCAAAGCTGTTATATAGCTGTTCTAAGCGTAAAGCGCTTTTGTAAGAGTTAGCTACATCGCTTTGCACCTGGTCCTGCTGGCTTTCCAACTGCACTTTGCTTTCGTCAATGGCTAAGCGGGCCTGTTTAATGTTACCCTGGTTACGGTTAAAAAACGGCAGTGAAAAATCTATACCCGCACTGTTATAGTTACGCACAAAGCTACCTTGTTTATCAAAGCCTAATTGCAGCGTAATGTCAGGCACGGCTATTGCCTTTTGCAGTTGCAGGTTTACATTGCTGTAATCCACTGCCGACTTAGCCAGTTTTAAATCGCTGCGATTGGTATAAGCAGAATCGATAAGGCGCTGATAAGGTACGTTTGCTACCAGTGTTTGGTTAGCCGGAATATAATTAACCACAGGCTGTAAGTAAGAGGTTGCAGGTGCTTTGATAATCAGTTTTAATTCGCTTTGAGTATCATCAATAGCATCTTTCAAATCATTATACTCCACCTGCAAACTGTAAAGCTGCGATTGGATACGCAATACTTCTTTCTCTGAAATATTGCCTTTGGCATACTGCTCTTTAAATGCTTTTAGTGTAGATGACAGCGAAGTAATTTCTTCGTTATACACCTTGGCCGATTGCTCCTGGTAATAGATCTTGTAAAAATCGCTGCGTAAGGTATATTTCAGCGTGCGCAACAGATCATACAGCTGAAATTGCGCCTGCTCTACACTGATCTTGGCCAGTTGTATGTTTTTATTGCGCTTGCCTGCTGTTTGTATCAATTGCGATAACTGTGCAGTATACTCTCCCCCGTCATGCGTCATATCGAAAAAGCGCTTGCTCTGGGGGTTGTACAATACGTTAGAGATGTTAAAATCAGGGTTGCTGAAAAGGCGGGCGGTTACTACCTGCGCCTGTGCCTCGCTCACGTGATAACGCTGAACGATGAGATCGAGGTTATTTTTTAAAAACCGTCCTTCAGTCTCATTCAAGGTAACCTTTAATGTATCGCTTCCTGGCGTCTGCGCAAAGGCAGAAACCCCAATAGCGGCACAACATAATTGAATAATAAGGACAATAACAAATTTCCTATACATAATATATTTGCTTCGATTCAAAAATATTAAGATAGTATTAGAGTAGGATTATAACAACATTAGAAAGAGATTAGAAAACAGACCGGAAAATAATCTGAAAGGTGGTACCAAAATTCTCGCGCGATACAATACTTATGGTACCGTTGTATAGCTGTATGATTTTTTGCGTTACGTATAACCCTATTCCGTTTCCCTGGAAACTGCGCCCGTTAATGCTTCTGTAAAAGGGTTTAAAAATAGTTTCGAGATCGCTGGCAGGTATACCAATACCCTGATCGGTTATACTGATGATCAGATTTTTATCAACCGATTCTAATCTCAAAGTAACAGGCTTGTTTTCCGAAAACTTAAAAGCATTACCTATAATATTATTAAAGGCGATGGCCAGCAGGTGCTTATCGGCCATAATTACCAGTTGCTGCGGATCGGCAGGTAATTCGCCAATATCAATATTCAGTACTTTATGCGGTTTCTGGCTGGCCCAATATGCCTGTATCTCCCATATCAGGTCATCAATTTGCAACGGTTCCCGGCGCGCTTGTGTATAATTAAGGTCTGTTTGCGCCAGGTCCATTAAGCTGGTTACCGTTGCCGATAAGCGGTTTGAATCGGCAAGTATAGATGCCAGCAGCTGGGTATAGTAAGCAGGGTCGCGTTCACGGTTTAAAGATACCTCAATTTCGCCGATGATGCTGGTTAGCGGTGTCCTTAACTCGTGCGATGCATTAGCGATAAACGTCTGCTGTAACTCAAATGAGTTTTGAAGATGTTCGAGTAGCTGGTTAAAATTACCTGCGAGCGTACTTATCTCGTCTTTCCCATTGCCCTCGTCTAATCGAAGGTGGAGGTTACTGGCTGTAATACTTTTTATCTGTGATATTAATTGATCTATTGGCGAAAGGGCCTGTTTGGCAAATAAACGGCCGATAAAGAAGAACATTCCGTTAACCCCCAGAAATATAATGAGCATGATCCTGAGGATTACACTTAAGCGCCTTTGCCCCTGCTTATCATGCGCGGAAACCATGATTACAAAATCGCCCTGGTTGTCTCTATAGTTGATACCGATTGTTTGATAGCTGCCCTCGGTAAAGGTGGCTGATTTATCCTGCCTCACCCGGTCAATAATATCATCGCTCCAGTATTGCTGCTTATCCCGGATGAAAGATGCCATGTTTTTGGCGTTATATATCCTGATCACTTCCTCTGGTAGTGCGCTGATCATCCGTTCGCGTAGCCGGGTTAAAGAGTCGGTAGGCAATTCATCGGCATCAAGATAAAGCTGTGCGGCTACTTTAGCCCGGTCATTCAGCCTGTCGTAAAAATCACTTCTAAAAAACACATAAAAAGCCAGGTACATCACCGTCATGATGATCAGCAATGTACCCGAGCTAAGCAGGGTGTAATAAAAAGCCAGGCGGTCTTTAATTTTCATCTACCCTATTTATTTTTCAGGATGTACCCCATACCGATAACGGTGTGTATCAGCTTGCCATCGAAGTCCTTCTCTATCTTTTTACGAAGGTAGTTTACGTATACATCAATAAAATTGGTGCCCGTGTCAAACTGTATGCCCCACACCTGTTCGGCAATATAATCGCGCGCAAGGGTACGGTTAGGATGCTTCATAAAAAGCTCAAGCAGGCCGTACTCTTTACTGGTAAGTATAATTTCCTGTCCGGCGCGTTCTGCCGTTTTACTTTTAAGGTCAAGCTTCAGGTCGCCAAAAGTAAGTACGTCGCCGTCCTGCTTGGCTGGCTGCGGGCGGTTACGGCGAAGTAAAGCCTCGATACGTGCCAGCAGTTCGCTAAAATGAAAGGGTTTCACCAGGTAATCATCAGCGCCAATTTGCAAACCTTCTACCTTATCTGATAAGCCGCCAAGCGCCGAAAGCATGAGTATAGGCACCTGCTGATCAAACTTCCTGATCTGGCGGCAAAGGTCAAAACCATGTATGTCGGGCAGCATCAAGTCAAGTATGATCAAGTCATAACGATGCATGGAAACAGCATCACTTGCCGAAGCCCCATCGCGGTAGTTTACCACATGATAACCTTGTTCTTCAAGTCCACGGGTTATAAAACCAGCCACTTTCTCTTCATCTTCGATAAGGCAAATATTCAGCATAGCTTTACGAAAATAAGGAAATTTGTTAAGGACGAAACCATAAGCCCCCCTTTGCAAACATTATTGAGATTTTAAGGTAGTAATATAAAGCTTGTGTTTATGAAATTTGCCCATAATTACCTTATCACTGGTCTTACTGTTTTCAGTGTTTTAACTGCCTGCAAAAACAAGGCAGCAACAGATAGCCCTGCTACTTCTACTGATACCAGTAAAGGTGCGCCTGTAGAAACCAAAGCACCAAATAGCAACTACAAGCCTGCTTTTGCAGGGCAAACCCGCGCACCGGGGGTAAAAACAAAAACCGAACTATCTGTAAGCGTACTTAACAGCAGCCTCGACAGGCCCTGGGCTATCTGCAATTTACCCGACGGCCGTTTCCTGATCACGCAGAAAGGCGGCAAACTGATTATATTAACTAACGATGGCAAGACCAGCAAACAAGTAAGCGGATTACCGTCTGTTGTTGACGACGGCCAGGGCGGTTTACTTGATGTAAATATCGACCCGCAATTTTCATCAAACCGGATGGTTTACTGGGATTATGCGGAACAAGCATCGGGCGGAACATTACTTGCCATTGCAAAAGGCAAACTTTCAGCCGATGAATCTAAGTTGGAGAATGTACAGGTGATCTACCGCGCACAACCTGCTTACAATGGCGGACTGCAATTTGGCTCAAGAATAGTATTCGACCAGCAAGGCAACTTGTTTGTTACTACTGGTGAACGCGGCGCTAATGATATACGTGTTAAGGCACAGGATTTATCTGCTGCCATTGGTAAGGTTTTACATCTTACTAAAGATGGTAAAGCCGTACCCGGCGGCCCGTTTGCCAACACGCCAAATGCACTACCCGAGATTTATGCATATGGGTTACGTAGCCCTGAGGGCATGGCATGGAACCCGCAAACCAATGAGCTTTTTGAAGCAGAGTTTGGCCCGCGCGGGGGCGACGAAATTAATGTGATTGAAGCAGGGAAGAATTACGGCTGGCCTGTAATTACCTACGGTATTGAATACAGCGGCGAAAAGGTAGGCGAAGGCATACAACAAAAAAGCGGCATGGAACAGCCCATTTATTACTGGGATCCGGTGATATCGCCATCGGGCATTACGTTTTATAATAGCGACGTTATCCCCGAATGGAAAGGCAATCTGTTTATCGGTGCCTTAAGCGGTTCGCACATTTGCCGCCTTGTACTTAACGGGCATAAGGTTGTGGGCGAAGAAAGATTACTTGCCGACAAAGGCGAACGTTTCCGTGCTTTAACTGTTGGCAAAGACGGCGCATTGTATGCCGTTACCGATGGTGGTAAACTATATAAAGTAGCTAAAAAATAAAATAGCTTACGCTGCGTTCGTGCTTAAAACCGTAAGTTTTTTTAAATTGAATTAATTGTACCTTTGCAGCTTACATCTGCACAATTCTTTTTTCACATGGTGAAGTTATTTGTGGGCGGTTTGCCCGCTGAGATCAAAGAAATGGATCTCGCTAAATTGATTATTCCGCACGGTAACATTAGTACCATAAAGGTTGTGCGCGACCGTCAGACACGCCGTTGCAAAGGTTATGCCTTTGTTGAAATGGCTGACGAAGCAGGCGCAGAACAAGCCATAGCCGCCCTTAATGGCGAACCCCTGGAAGATAAAGTACTTACCGTTCACGTTGCTGAAGAAAAACCAGCCGCACCGCCAAAGCCGTTTAAACAGTTTTCAAGCCGTCCGGCATCATCAGGATCATATGGTTCATACAACCGGTCAGCGCCACCTGCGCCTTCAGACAGGCCAAGGCGCCCAAGGAAATCATCAAGAATGGACTAATCTATTTTTGAAGATTGACTTTAAGTCTGTTAGCATCAACTATACATTATTTCACATCTCAGAATTTTAAATCACCAGCCGATAGTTAAATTTGCATAGTGAGTCCTGTGCAAAAAAAGCCTGCTGCAAAACCCAAAGTTCCGTCTGTAAAGCAACCGGCACAGGCTAAAAAGCCTGCTAAGCCGCGTGCGTCTGCAAAAAAGAAAACCCAGCAAAAGCCCAATTACTGGCCTGTTATTGCTGTAGTTGCGGCGCTAATCTTATTTTCGCCGTTTTACTATAAGCTGGTTACACGTAGCTTTACCTCCGCATGGCATTGGCTTAATGATATTGGCGAAAATGCTAACTACCGCCACTATAAAAGCTTTAACATCCATGTATCAGAAAAGTATACCGTGCATGGTATCGATGTTTCTTACGCCCAGGGAAAGATCAACTGGAAGAAGGTTAAGGAAATGGATGAGAACGGACTGCATATCAGCTTTGCGTTTATTAAAGCTACTGAGGGAGAAAAATTTGTAGATACTTACTTTCAGCGCAACTGGCGCGAAGCCGCTAAAACCGGGCTGATCTGCGGTGCCTACCATTTCTTCAGACCAGAAAAAAACGGTCGCAACCAGGCAAAACTGCTTTTAAAAACGGTGAAGCTGGAAAGCAACGACCTGCCGCTTGTGATTGATGTCGAGAAGCTGGATGGCGTATCACCCGAAAAAATGCGGTCATCACTTGATCAGTGCCTCTCTTACCTTAAATATCATGGCCCGGGCAAACCGATTATTTATTCGGGCCTCAGTTTTTACACCGATTACCTGAAAGGTTATTTTGACGAATATCCGCTTTGGATAGCCCATTACGACCAGCCCGATGAGCGCGTTAACAAAGCGGCTAACTGGCAGTTTTGGCAACACTCGGATAAGGCCACGGTTAACGGCATACACCACGCGGTAGACTTTGATACCTTTCGTGGCGACAGCTTAGAATTCAGCAAGTTTTTGATACATTAGTAATATCCGGGAAGCTAAAACTTCTGGCAACAGTTTTGTTTATTATTATTTATGAGGATTTTACTTACTGGTGCTACCGGGTATATCGGCCACAGGCTGTTACCCGTTTTACTTGACGAAGGGCATACTGTTATTTGTGCGGTAAGAGATAAGGGAAGGCTCGACCTTAAAAAGTATAAGCCCGAGCAGGTGCAGCTTGCCGAGGCCGACTTATTAAATGCAGACAGCCTTAATAACCTGCCAAAAGATATTGATGCAGCCTACTACCTTGTACACTCCATGACAGGGGCTGGCTTCAGCGACAAAGAAAAGCAGTCGGCCGAAAACTTTGTAAAATACCTCGACACCACCAGCGCCAAACAACTGATCTATTTGGGTGGCATTGTAAACAGCCAACAACTTTCTGCCCATTTACAGTCAAGGCTAAATGTTGAGCAGGCTTTATCGTCGGGCAAGGTGCCGCTTACCGCATTACGCGCCGGTATTATTGTGGGCTCGGGTAGCGCCTCCTTCGAAATCATCCGCGACCTGGTCGAAAAACTACCGGTAATGGTGGCTCCTAAATGGCTTAAAACCAAATGCCAGCCTATTGCTATACGCAACGTGATACAGTTTTTGACCGGCGTACTCGGCCGCGAAGATTGTTACGCCAAACATTTTGATATTTATGGCCCAGATGTACTTACCTACAAACAAATGCTGCTTGATTTTGCAGCGGTAAGAAAATTAAAGCGCACCATTTGCATTGTGCCTGTAATGACGCCCCGGATATCTTCTTACTGGCTTTATTTTGTAACATCAACCTCTTATGAACTGGCTAAAAATCTGGTAGAGAGCATGAAGATTGATGTAGTTGGCAAGCACAATGATCTGCCAGAGAGATTAAATATTGAGCTTATCCCCTACAAAGAGGCAATACAGATCGCTTTTGATAAAATAGAGCAGAACCTTGTACTTTCATCATGGAACGATTCTGCATGGACGGATATTTTTAAAGAAGGTATCGCCAAGCACCTTGAGGTACCTCAATATGGAGTTTTCCAAAACAAGCAAAAGGAAATGACGAAGGATGTAAGTTCTGCCTCGGCAAGGATATTTGCCATAGGCGGCCGTTCGGGCTGGTACTATGCCGACTGGCTTTGGGCATTTCGCGGCTTTCTTGATAAACTTTTTGGTGGTGTGGGCTTACGTCGCGGCAGAAAGAATGCCAATGAAGTTTCCGTTGGCGATGCGTTAGACTTTTGGCGGGTAATTTATGCCAACAAACAGGAAAACAGGTTGCTGCTTTATGCAGAAATGAAATTACCCGGAGAAGCATGGCTGGAGTTTAAAATTGACGATAAGGCATGCGTACAACAAACCGCTACTTTTCGCCCGCTTGGTTTATGGGGCAGGCTATACTGGTTTACCATGCTACCTTTCCACTTTTTTATATTTAAAGGCATGCTGCATAAAATAGCAGCCGGATAAGCTGCTATGATTCTTCTGTGTCTTCAGGTTTATTGAAATACTCGCCCTGCAAGTCGTCAATTTCGCGGCGGTCACGCTTTGTTGGTCGGCCTGTACCGCGGTCGCGGCGCAGCATCGGTGCGTGAAACATGCTTTTAAAACCAGGCGTTAGTTCTACCGGCGTTAAGTCCGAATAAAAGTTTACGGCCGTTTTAGCATCCACTCGGTTTTCAAGCAAGCCGGTAACCGTAATAATTTTGCGGTCGGGTCCTTTGGCTATATTATACGTTTCGCCAATCTTTACCTCGTGCGATGGCTTTATATTTTGCCCATCCAATTTTACCCGGCCAGCCTTGCAGGCTTCAGAAGCCAATGTGCGGGTTTTAAACATGCGGATGGCCCATAAGTATTTATCAATTCTCAGCTTATCTTTCTCTGGCATAACCCAAAGTTACGCAGAATTAGCAATTGGTAAAATGCAAACGATAAACTACTGTTTTAACTTATATTTGGAACATGTATAACGAAGAAAACGATAACGAAAACTATACAGAAGATCAGGATTTTGTTGACATCTATTCCAAAAGAGCTATATTTTGGTTCTCGCTTATATTTTCGCCAATATTTGGTGGTGTAATGCTGGCCTTAAATTTAAAATGGGCAAACTACAGGCGGGCTGCATTGCAGGTACTGATGTTTTCTATTGCCTATTACTTTCTGGAAGGTTTTATTATGACATGGCTGGGCTTTAAACCTAGCATGGATGTTAAAAATTCGCTGATTGTAATGGGATGTATGCTGGCACTAAACCTGGTAGGCGCATTGATACAAACCCTGTATTTTTTCAAGAAATATTTCCCGGAGGATGATTACTATCCCCGCAGCCTGACACAGCCATTTATTATAGTTGCTATATTAATTGTGATCAACCTTTTATTTATGTTACAAAGAGGTTAACAATTACCCTATTGTCATCAAAAAAATTGCTTAAAAAACGTTTACTTTGCGAAAATTTTTATCATGTACACTGATCTTAAAACGTTAGTTGAAGAAGCATGGGAAGATCGTGCCCTGCTTACCCAAAACGAATACATTGCTGCTGTAGAAACAGTTATTGAGCGCCTTAACAATGGCGAAATGCGTGTTGCCGAATGCATCACCAATCGCTGGCATGTGAATGATTGGATTAAGAAAGCTGTAATCCTTTACTTCCCTATTATGCAAATGGAAGAAATTAAGGTTGGCCCGTTCGTTTTCCATGATAAAATGAAACTGAAAACTGATTATAAAAAGTCAGGCGTACGCGTGGTTCCTCACGGTATTGCACGTTATGGCGCATATCTTGCAAAAGGCGTGATCATGATGCCATCATACGTAAACATCGGTGCTTATGTTGATGAAGGTACCATGGTTGATACCTGGGCAACTGTAGGCTCATGTGCGCAAATTGGCAAACACGTACATTTAAGCGGTGGTGTAGGTATCGGTGGTGTGTTAGAACCTGTACAGGCCGCACCTGTAATTATCGAAGACAACTGCTTTATAGGCTCACGCGCTATTGTGGTTGAAGGTGTACACGTTGAAAGAGAAGCCGTTTTAGGCGCTAATGTTGTGTTAACTGCTTCAACTAAAATTATCGATATTACCAAAGAAGAACCAATTGAGTATAAAGGCCGCGTTCCTGAACGTTCAGTTGTTATCCCTGGTTCATATACTAAAAAATTCCCTGCAGGCGAGTACCAGGTACCATGCGCACTGATCATCGGCAAACGTAAAGAGTCGACCGATAAAAAAACTTCGCTTAACGATGCGTTAAGAGAAAATAACGTAGCGGTATAAAGTAATTTTGAGTGAGTGAATTTTGAATGAGTGAGTTAACTATTCACTCATTCTCTAACTCACCACTCACTCATTGATATGAACATTGGTTTTGATGCAAAACGGGCATTCTTAAATCGCACAGGCCTTGGCAATTACAGCCGGTGGCTTATTACTGCGCTTTCCCGCTATCAGCCTCAAAACAATTACATCTTATATACCCCACGCATCAATCCGGCTATTAACTTTTCTGTTGAAAATTCAGCAGTAAAACTGCCTGAATCAAAATTTACTTCTTACTGGCGCAGCAAGGGTATAATTGCAGATCTGAAAAGAGATCATGTCCAACTATATCATGGGC encodes the following:
- a CDS encoding HAMP domain-containing sensor histidine kinase, which codes for MKIKDRLAFYYTLLSSGTLLIIMTVMYLAFYVFFRSDFYDRLNDRAKVAAQLYLDADELPTDSLTRLRERMISALPEEVIRIYNAKNMASFIRDKQQYWSDDIIDRVRQDKSATFTEGSYQTIGINYRDNQGDFVIMVSAHDKQGQRRLSVILRIMLIIFLGVNGMFFFIGRLFAKQALSPIDQLISQIKSITASNLHLRLDEGNGKDEISTLAGNFNQLLEHLQNSFELQQTFIANASHELRTPLTSIIGEIEVSLNRERDPAYYTQLLASILADSNRLSATVTSLMDLAQTDLNYTQARREPLQIDDLIWEIQAYWASQKPHKVLNIDIGELPADPQQLVIMADKHLLAIAFNNIIGNAFKFSENKPVTLRLESVDKNLIISITDQGIGIPASDLETIFKPFYRSINGRSFQGNGIGLYVTQKIIQLYNGTISIVSRENFGTTFQIIFRSVF
- a CDS encoding response regulator transcription factor translates to MLNICLIEDEEKVAGFITRGLEEQGYHVVNYRDGASASDAVSMHRYDLIILDLMLPDIHGFDLCRQIRKFDQQVPILMLSALGGLSDKVEGLQIGADDYLVKPFHFSELLARIEALLRRNRPQPAKQDGDVLTFGDLKLDLKSKTAERAGQEIILTSKEYGLLELFMKHPNRTLARDYIAEQVWGIQFDTGTNFIDVYVNYLRKKIEKDFDGKLIHTVIGMGYILKNK
- a CDS encoding RNA recognition motif domain-containing protein, translating into MVKLFVGGLPAEIKEMDLAKLIIPHGNISTIKVVRDRQTRRCKGYAFVEMADEAGAEQAIAALNGEPLEDKVLTVHVAEEKPAAPPKPFKQFSSRPASSGSYGSYNRSAPPAPSDRPRRPRKSSRMD
- a CDS encoding PQQ-dependent sugar dehydrogenase — its product is MKFAHNYLITGLTVFSVLTACKNKAATDSPATSTDTSKGAPVETKAPNSNYKPAFAGQTRAPGVKTKTELSVSVLNSSLDRPWAICNLPDGRFLITQKGGKLIILTNDGKTSKQVSGLPSVVDDGQGGLLDVNIDPQFSSNRMVYWDYAEQASGGTLLAIAKGKLSADESKLENVQVIYRAQPAYNGGLQFGSRIVFDQQGNLFVTTGERGANDIRVKAQDLSAAIGKVLHLTKDGKAVPGGPFANTPNALPEIYAYGLRSPEGMAWNPQTNELFEAEFGPRGGDEINVIEAGKNYGWPVITYGIEYSGEKVGEGIQQKSGMEQPIYYWDPVISPSGITFYNSDVIPEWKGNLFIGALSGSHICRLVLNGHKVVGEERLLADKGERFRALTVGKDGALYAVTDGGKLYKVAKK
- a CDS encoding 2,3,4,5-tetrahydropyridine-2,6-dicarboxylate N-succinyltransferase, with translation MYTDLKTLVEEAWEDRALLTQNEYIAAVETVIERLNNGEMRVAECITNRWHVNDWIKKAVILYFPIMQMEEIKVGPFVFHDKMKLKTDYKKSGVRVVPHGIARYGAYLAKGVIMMPSYVNIGAYVDEGTMVDTWATVGSCAQIGKHVHLSGGVGIGGVLEPVQAAPVIIEDNCFIGSRAIVVEGVHVEREAVLGANVVLTASTKIIDITKEEPIEYKGRVPERSVVIPGSYTKKFPAGEYQVPCALIIGKRKESTDKKTSLNDALRENNVAV
- a CDS encoding glycoside hydrolase family 25 protein, producing the protein MSPVQKKPAAKPKVPSVKQPAQAKKPAKPRASAKKKTQQKPNYWPVIAVVAALILFSPFYYKLVTRSFTSAWHWLNDIGENANYRHYKSFNIHVSEKYTVHGIDVSYAQGKINWKKVKEMDENGLHISFAFIKATEGEKFVDTYFQRNWREAAKTGLICGAYHFFRPEKNGRNQAKLLLKTVKLESNDLPLVIDVEKLDGVSPEKMRSSLDQCLSYLKYHGPGKPIIYSGLSFYTDYLKGYFDEYPLWIAHYDQPDERVNKAANWQFWQHSDKATVNGIHHAVDFDTFRGDSLEFSKFLIH
- a CDS encoding RNA-binding S4 domain-containing protein → MPEKDKLRIDKYLWAIRMFKTRTLASEACKAGRVKLDGQNIKPSHEVKIGETYNIAKGPDRKIITVTGLLENRVDAKTAVNFYSDLTPVELTPGFKSMFHAPMLRRDRGTGRPTKRDRREIDDLQGEYFNKPEDTEES
- a CDS encoding efflux RND transporter periplasmic adaptor subunit, whose product is MFSKKHIIYSLMGVFFIGLTSCGHHEQEAARDDHFQVTDSLLNSLLVDTVKAADAKSEISLTGSVAPDETKMVKIFPMVSGVAQAVHVQLGDKVSKGQVLATLRSAEIAGFTRDLVASEADARSAKRALESTQDLYKSGLASQKDLEEAKADYQKAVAESARAGSVLSINKTNGKGYEVVSPLNGYIIDKNVTDNMQVRADNNQNMFTVADLSSVYILVNMYESDIAGVQVGDPVKITALAYPDKVFTGKIDKLFDVLDPDNKVMRARVKIDNPGNLLKPDMYADVKISAKTGVNLPAINANAVVFDNDKNYVIVVDGKAKVHIQPIKIAKRVENVAYISDGLKPGERVVASRQLYLYEALKD
- a CDS encoding TolC family protein gives rise to the protein MYRKFVIVLIIQLCCAAIGVSAFAQTPGSDTLKVTLNETEGRFLKNNLDLIVQRYHVSEAQAQVVTARLFSNPDFNISNVLYNPQSKRFFDMTHDGGEYTAQLSQLIQTAGKRNKNIQLAKISVEQAQFQLYDLLRTLKYTLRSDFYKIYYQEQSAKVYNEEITSLSSTLKAFKEQYAKGNISEKEVLRIQSQLYSLQVEYNDLKDAIDDTQSELKLIIKAPATSYLQPVVNYIPANQTLVANVPYQRLIDSAYTNRSDLKLAKSAVDYSNVNLQLQKAIAVPDITLQLGFDKQGSFVRNYNSAGIDFSLPFFNRNQGNIKQARLAIDESKVQLESQQDQVQSDVANSYKSALRLEQLYNSFDPKFKGDFDHLIGEVFKNYKKHNISLLEFLDFYDSYKTNTLQFNNIQLNRATSLEQLNYVTGSQIFNQ
- a CDS encoding SDR family oxidoreductase produces the protein MRILLTGATGYIGHRLLPVLLDEGHTVICAVRDKGRLDLKKYKPEQVQLAEADLLNADSLNNLPKDIDAAYYLVHSMTGAGFSDKEKQSAENFVKYLDTTSAKQLIYLGGIVNSQQLSAHLQSRLNVEQALSSGKVPLTALRAGIIVGSGSASFEIIRDLVEKLPVMVAPKWLKTKCQPIAIRNVIQFLTGVLGREDCYAKHFDIYGPDVLTYKQMLLDFAAVRKLKRTICIVPVMTPRISSYWLYFVTSTSYELAKNLVESMKIDVVGKHNDLPERLNIELIPYKEAIQIAFDKIEQNLVLSSWNDSAWTDIFKEGIAKHLEVPQYGVFQNKQKEMTKDVSSASARIFAIGGRSGWYYADWLWAFRGFLDKLFGGVGLRRGRKNANEVSVGDALDFWRVIYANKQENRLLLYAEMKLPGEAWLEFKIDDKACVQQTATFRPLGLWGRLYWFTMLPFHFFIFKGMLHKIAAG